AGGCTCTTTAATGTGGAGAAAAATCCATTTGAAGATGTTAGCTCAGATCACCCGGAATTGATTCCAGGGTTTCTGGAGCAGATTGAAGACTGGACGAAAGAGTTCAGTTCTACTGTTCTGGATCCCAGTCTTGAATAGCCTCCAATACCGTCTGTACAATCTGAGCTTCGGGTACAGTACCAACAATCTTGTCCTGCGTGAACAGGTGTGCTCTTCCGCGCCCAAGCGACATGCCAAGATCAACTCCCTGTGCCTCACCGGAGTCGGTGATTGCGCACCCATCAAGGCCACGGTCAATTCCTTCTCACAACTTGAATTCCGGCTTAGCCTGCCAGATAACTCGACTAACCCGAGTTATTCAGGTTCTCAAAGATCGCTGCCGCGCCCATTCCTCCTCCGATGCACATGGTGCATAGCCCGTATTGAATACCACCTCGAATCATCGCGTGCAGTAAAGTAGCCGTCAACTTCGCTCCGGTGCATCCCAATGGGTGTCCTAGGGCAATTGCTCCGCCTTGCACATTTACAATGGAATCATCCAGGTTTGCTTCCCTGATGACGGCCAAAGCTTGCGCGGCAAACGCTTCGTTCAATTCGATTAATCCAATCTGACCTAGACTGAGACCGGTCTGCTCAAGGACGTTCTTGATGGCCGGTACTGGACCAATCCCCATCAATTCCGGGGCTACGCCAGCCACGGCAAAGCCAACCATACGTGCCAGTGGCTTCGCACCTAAACGCTGAGCCAACCCTTCGGACATCACAACGGTTGCCGCAGCGCCGTCAGACATTTGAGAAGAATTGCCAGCAGTTACACTGCCCCCACTTCGAAAAACCGGCCTCAAGCGACCGAGTGCTTCCAGGCTCGTATCCGCTCTTGGGCCCTCATCCATACTGAATTGGTAGCTGACCATTTTAGGAGTCCCGTTCTGGATGCTGTTTTGCTTTATATCCAGAGGAATAAGTTCTTCTTCAAAAAGGCCTGCCGATTGAGCAGCAAGTGCTCGCTCATGAGATCTCAGGGCGAAGAGGTCTTGATCTTCACGGGATATATCGTATTTCTGTGCGAGATTTTCTGCTGTATTCCCCATCGAAACATATACTTCGGGCCTTTGCTCAGCTGTA
The nucleotide sequence above comes from Rhodothermaceae bacterium. Encoded proteins:
- a CDS encoding thiolase family protein, yielding MQSSAVIVTSLRTPVGKAKRGALRFMRPEEMGAEAVRAALDHTPNLSAEEIDDVLIGCAFPEGSQGMNVGRIIAGRAGLPDSVPGATVNRFCSSGLQTIAMANQAIGLGQAECIIAGGAESMTLVPMSGYYFQPDPDTAEQRPEVYVSMGNTAENLAQKYDISREDQDLFALRSHERALAAQSAGLFEEELIPLDIKQNSIQNGTPKMVSYQFSMDEGPRADTSLEALGRLRPVFRSGGSVTAGNSSQMSDGAAATVVMSEGLAQRLGAKPLARMVGFAVAGVAPELMGIGPVPAIKNVLEQTGLSLGQIGLIELNEAFAAQALAVIREANLDDSIVNVQGGAIALGHPLGCTGAKLTATLLHAMIRGGIQYGLCTMCIGGGMGAAAIFENLNNSG